In Fluviicola taffensis DSM 16823, the following are encoded in one genomic region:
- a CDS encoding TonB-dependent receptor: MKCLLILICFVPLFLKAQTTIEGVVLNQSGKPVFMATIFVKGTTDGAQTDEKGAFKLTTKSTGKQLLVVKGDEIAEQSIEVNLTGKPIVQTIKVQQSRAIEEVVISAGTMSASNDRSVAILDPLDIVTTAGGQGDIAGAIQTLPGVQRNGGDQTGLMVRGGDVSETSFIIDGLIAQNAFGSSVPGVGQRTRFSPFQFKGTAFSTGGYTARYGQALSSVLDLSTLDLPDQTNINIGASFGGINFGGSKLMENSAVEFTGNYSNLTPFLWLSKANIKFYEAPQGFGFSGRYVAKTSTRGMFKMTFNQTYNSSGLEIPNPAVAGTNMRFGLKNQNTYVNTTFKNFISDKWMYYVGFSLSNNDDDINWDSIVSTRNDKRVQGRAELVYSPGNRFKMVIGSELQHFQYRQLYDTLTGQFAEMLSAGYVEADIIPFRNFAIKPGVRVEYSKLIAKGNISPRLAMAIKTSKTSQISLASGYFYQLASPNYLMQGYRPNFQEAMHLMANYQIIAKSRIFRLEGYYKSYSQLIRENGVTYNPNAFRFNYGMVDNSGSGYAQGIDVFWRDKKSIKNFDYWISYSYIDTKRLYQNYISKVTPDYVSDHNLNVVMKYFSTKLQTSFSMTYSYASGRPYYNPSNSQFLRDHSPDYHNLAFTAAYLTTIKKFFTVFYISLDNITNQHNVLGYNYSYDGSQRYEIKPPFYFNIFFGFNMSLKEFNKDEI, translated from the coding sequence ATGAAGTGTCTACTAATACTTATTTGTTTTGTTCCGCTTTTTTTGAAGGCGCAAACAACCATTGAGGGAGTCGTTTTAAATCAAAGTGGTAAGCCAGTTTTTATGGCAACTATTTTTGTGAAAGGAACAACAGATGGTGCGCAAACTGATGAGAAAGGTGCTTTCAAATTAACAACTAAATCAACGGGAAAGCAACTGCTAGTTGTTAAAGGTGACGAGATAGCAGAACAATCAATCGAGGTTAATCTTACTGGAAAACCGATTGTTCAAACTATAAAAGTTCAACAATCCAGAGCAATCGAAGAAGTGGTTATTTCAGCTGGAACGATGTCTGCATCAAATGACCGTTCAGTGGCAATTTTAGATCCTTTGGATATTGTAACTACTGCTGGAGGACAAGGTGATATTGCTGGTGCAATCCAAACCCTTCCTGGTGTTCAGAGAAACGGTGGCGACCAAACTGGATTAATGGTTCGTGGTGGAGATGTGAGTGAAACTTCATTCATCATTGATGGTTTAATTGCTCAGAATGCATTTGGAAGTTCTGTTCCTGGTGTGGGACAACGAACACGTTTTAGCCCCTTTCAGTTTAAAGGAACCGCTTTTAGTACGGGTGGTTATACCGCTCGTTATGGTCAAGCTTTATCTTCGGTGTTAGATTTGTCAACATTGGATTTACCTGATCAAACAAATATCAATATTGGTGCAAGTTTTGGTGGAATTAATTTTGGTGGCTCAAAATTGATGGAAAATAGTGCTGTTGAGTTTACAGGGAATTATTCAAATCTGACGCCTTTCTTATGGCTCTCAAAAGCAAACATAAAATTTTACGAAGCTCCACAAGGATTTGGTTTTTCAGGACGTTATGTAGCAAAGACTTCCACCAGAGGAATGTTTAAAATGACTTTCAATCAGACGTATAATAGTTCTGGGCTAGAGATTCCTAATCCAGCAGTTGCAGGAACTAACATGCGTTTCGGATTGAAGAATCAAAATACTTATGTTAATACCACATTTAAGAACTTTATTTCGGATAAATGGATGTACTATGTTGGTTTTTCATTGAGTAATAATGATGATGACATTAACTGGGACAGTATTGTTTCTACTAGAAATGACAAGCGAGTTCAAGGAAGAGCTGAATTGGTTTATTCTCCAGGAAACAGATTTAAAATGGTTATTGGGAGTGAATTACAGCATTTTCAGTACCGACAATTATACGATACATTGACTGGTCAATTTGCTGAAATGCTTAGTGCAGGTTATGTCGAAGCAGATATTATTCCTTTTCGAAATTTTGCAATTAAACCTGGAGTTCGTGTAGAGTATTCAAAACTAATTGCAAAAGGAAACATCTCCCCACGTTTGGCAATGGCTATCAAGACAAGTAAAACAAGTCAAATTTCACTTGCTTCAGGGTATTTTTATCAGTTAGCTTCTCCAAATTATCTGATGCAAGGATATCGGCCTAATTTTCAAGAAGCAATGCATTTAATGGCTAATTATCAGATTATTGCCAAAAGTCGAATTTTTCGATTGGAAGGATATTACAAATCTTATAGCCAATTGATTCGAGAAAATGGAGTTACTTACAATCCCAATGCTTTCAGATTTAATTATGGAATGGTTGATAACAGCGGTTCTGGATATGCTCAAGGAATAGATGTCTTTTGGAGAGATAAGAAGTCCATCAAAAATTTTGATTATTGGATTTCATACAGTTATATCGATACCAAAAGATTGTATCAAAATTATATCAGTAAAGTGACTCCGGATTACGTGTCTGATCACAATCTAAATGTAGTAATGAAATACTTTTCGACAAAATTGCAAACGAGTTTTTCAATGACATACAGCTATGCAAGTGGAAGACCTTATTACAACCCTTCGAATAGTCAATTTTTGAGAGATCATTCACCTGATTATCATAATTTAGCCTTCACAGCAGCATATTTAACAACTATTAAAAAGTTCTTTACTGTCTTTTACATAAGTTTGGATAATATAACCAATCAACACAATGTATTGGGTTATAATTATAGTTATGACGGGAGTCAGAGATATGAGATAAAGCCACCTTTTTATTTCAATATATTCTTCGGCTTCAATATGTCATTGAAAGAGTTTAACAAGGATGAAATATAA
- the ltaE gene encoding low-specificity L-threonine aldolase, whose product MNSDFVDFRSDTVTKPSKEMLEAMFQASVGDDVYGEDPTVNELQDYVAQLFGMEAALFCASGTQTNQIAINIHVKPGGEVICHEESHVYKYEGGGIAKNSGASVRLLQGNRGRLKASEIEKWIMPDDIHFPVTQLISLEDTANRGGGAVYDFKEIQAIAQLAKSKNIPLHLDGARIFNALAVNGIDIKQYASQFDSISICLSKGLGAPVGSLLLGTKDFIHQARRVRKVMGGGMRQAGFLAAAGLYALKNNVIRLSEDHSKAKQLEDTCLKCSWIESTLGVETNILVVILKEESKRDFYIQKLAEVGVKVSAFGPGMIRFVTHLDLSQEQLDFTIEQLKKL is encoded by the coding sequence ATGAATTCGGATTTTGTTGATTTTCGCTCGGATACAGTAACTAAACCTTCCAAAGAAATGCTCGAAGCAATGTTTCAAGCTTCGGTTGGAGATGATGTGTATGGAGAAGATCCAACTGTCAACGAATTGCAAGATTATGTGGCCCAACTTTTTGGGATGGAAGCAGCGCTGTTTTGTGCTAGTGGAACCCAAACGAATCAAATAGCGATTAATATTCATGTGAAACCAGGTGGTGAAGTTATTTGCCACGAGGAAAGTCATGTCTACAAATACGAAGGTGGTGGAATTGCTAAAAATTCGGGAGCTTCTGTTAGACTTTTACAAGGAAATAGAGGAAGATTAAAGGCTTCGGAAATTGAAAAATGGATAATGCCTGATGATATTCATTTTCCAGTGACACAATTGATTTCCCTTGAAGATACTGCGAATAGAGGTGGAGGAGCTGTTTATGACTTTAAAGAAATACAGGCAATTGCTCAATTAGCAAAGTCCAAAAATATTCCTCTTCATTTAGATGGCGCGCGTATTTTCAATGCTTTAGCTGTAAATGGAATAGATATCAAACAATATGCTTCTCAATTTGATTCTATTTCCATTTGTCTTTCCAAAGGACTCGGAGCGCCGGTGGGTTCCTTGCTACTTGGAACAAAAGACTTCATCCATCAAGCTAGAAGAGTTCGAAAAGTAATGGGCGGAGGAATGCGTCAAGCTGGTTTCTTAGCTGCAGCAGGTTTATATGCTTTGAAAAATAATGTGATTCGTTTATCAGAAGATCATTCGAAAGCGAAGCAGCTGGAAGATACTTGTTTAAAATGTAGTTGGATTGAGAGTACTTTAGGAGTCGAAACAAATATATTAGTTGTAATTTTGAAAGAAGAATCAAAACGGGATTTTTACATACAAAAATTAGCAGAAGTTGGAGTAAAGGTTTCCGCATTTGGACCAGGAATGATTCGTTTTGTAACACATTTGGATCTTTCACAAGAACAACTAGATTTTACCATTGAGCAACTAAAAAAACTATGA
- a CDS encoding response regulator: MSKIGILIADDHDLILQGLANLLVEEEWIAQIHQARTKTDVLRILQQEQIQVLIQDVKFGADDARSFIPDIRNKYAELKIIALSSLGDSASIHSVMNAGANGYVVKSESGSQLVSVIKSVLSDGQALSVESQKVLFKTQISPDIQLSIREKEVLKAILEELSTKEIAALLFLSEKTVEHYRATLFVKFDVKNVTGLVKNAILLGFWQD, encoded by the coding sequence ATGTCAAAAATAGGGATACTCATTGCCGATGACCACGACTTGATTTTACAAGGCTTAGCTAATTTGCTTGTCGAAGAAGAATGGATTGCTCAAATTCACCAAGCGAGAACAAAAACAGATGTTCTTCGGATTTTGCAGCAGGAACAAATTCAAGTACTTATTCAAGATGTCAAATTTGGAGCTGACGATGCAAGATCTTTTATTCCCGATATCAGAAATAAATACGCTGAACTGAAAATCATTGCCTTATCCAGTCTGGGCGATAGTGCGAGTATTCATTCCGTTATGAATGCCGGAGCAAATGGCTATGTGGTAAAATCCGAAAGTGGAAGTCAATTAGTCTCAGTAATCAAAAGCGTTCTTTCCGACGGTCAAGCATTAAGTGTAGAGAGTCAAAAAGTCCTTTTTAAAACACAAATTTCTCCTGATATTCAGCTCTCAATCCGCGAAAAGGAAGTGTTAAAAGCAATCCTGGAAGAATTGTCTACCAAAGAAATAGCAGCGCTGTTGTTCTTGTCGGAAAAGACAGTGGAACATTATAGGGCTACCTTATTCGTTAAATTTGATGTGAAAAACGTAACTGGCTTAGTGAAAAATGCCATTTTGTTAGGTTTCTGGCAGGATTAG
- a CDS encoding CYTH domain-containing protein, whose amino-acid sequence MKEIERKYLVTDEILHVIKYLQSKKIEQGYISNIDGKTVRVRTKGEKGYLTIKGKTVGISRDEFEYEIPFSDAKHLLTDFCSKVLEKERYDIIIGEKKWEIDVFHGKLEGLIIAEIELESETEEYSLPDWIQKDVSDDPQYYNSNLIEKE is encoded by the coding sequence ATGAAAGAAATAGAACGAAAATATTTGGTAACCGATGAAATCTTGCATGTTATTAAATACCTGCAATCGAAAAAAATAGAACAAGGATATATTTCAAATATCGATGGGAAAACGGTTCGAGTTCGAACAAAAGGAGAAAAGGGATATTTAACCATTAAAGGAAAAACCGTTGGAATTTCGAGAGATGAGTTTGAGTATGAAATTCCCTTTAGCGATGCCAAACACTTATTGACAGATTTTTGCTCCAAGGTACTTGAAAAGGAACGTTATGATATAATTATAGGCGAAAAGAAATGGGAAATCGATGTTTTCCATGGAAAACTGGAAGGATTAATTATTGCTGAAATTGAGCTGGAAAGTGAAACTGAAGAATATTCTTTACCTGATTGGATCCAAAAAGATGTAAGTGATGATCCTCAATACTACAATTCGAATTTAATAGAAAAAGAATAA
- a CDS encoding T9SS type A sorting domain-containing protein, with translation MKKVIVLGLILLGNLSNINAQILMTDLRPGLDGSEPVFDNAFQRNNELYFIANPDGITSRLYKTDGTSGNTVVLEGGSNMYVTMLLGFLGNNLLYVAGDIYNGESLGIYKTNGSIGAGELVLSFNQPGSFLVTYPMTITMNNVLYFYGSDDVAGFELWRTDGTTAGTYLVKDINPGTETSLLFSVTKQYFAELNGFIYFGAADPVNGAELWKSDGTEAGTNMVANIDTSEAIVAQYGSNPAYFCTYNNAVYFSAHRPVDGRELWKTDGTEAGTVLVKDLAAGSGSPSNMIEYNGLLYFTAFYPNENYTLYKSNGTNAGTVAVKPAGSGGPVISPDDPFVIFKGKLFFAANDGLNGQGFPSIWYSDGTAAGTSSLPAAPAPYTSHPLNLLATTNYLYYTANVDANNTNYGVYRTTGLNNQNVLLTSATFDANAFQPLHLVNSCLLVRGDNNGATGEEIYTVCNQNTQPVGLEESFLVDLTAFPNPAADQLTIESSSDLNEVNDLKLQSLSGKSVNLEYAVSNDGTILITGLSEFNSGVYFLTITTKNGANRQLKLMIE, from the coding sequence ATGAAGAAAGTAATAGTCCTAGGCTTAATTTTGTTGGGAAATTTATCCAATATCAACGCACAAATTCTAATGACGGATTTACGTCCAGGTCTTGATGGAAGTGAACCAGTTTTTGATAATGCTTTTCAGAGAAATAATGAACTCTATTTTATTGCAAATCCGGATGGAATTACCAGTCGCTTATACAAAACAGATGGAACTTCAGGGAATACGGTGGTTTTAGAAGGAGGAAGTAATATGTATGTAACGATGCTCCTTGGCTTTTTAGGGAACAACCTTTTGTATGTTGCTGGTGATATTTACAATGGAGAATCGCTTGGAATCTACAAAACTAATGGAAGTATTGGTGCTGGTGAATTAGTTTTATCATTCAATCAACCAGGTAGTTTTTTGGTAACCTATCCAATGACCATTACGATGAACAATGTTCTTTACTTTTATGGAAGTGATGACGTGGCCGGTTTTGAGTTGTGGCGAACAGATGGAACAACTGCAGGCACTTACTTGGTTAAGGATATCAATCCTGGAACAGAGACTTCACTTTTGTTTTCTGTCACTAAACAGTACTTTGCAGAATTAAACGGTTTTATTTATTTCGGTGCGGCAGATCCGGTCAATGGTGCAGAATTGTGGAAGTCGGATGGAACAGAAGCCGGAACGAACATGGTAGCAAATATTGATACTTCCGAGGCAATAGTTGCGCAATATGGAAGTAATCCAGCTTACTTTTGCACCTACAATAATGCCGTTTATTTTTCAGCTCATCGTCCGGTGGATGGAAGAGAGTTGTGGAAAACAGATGGCACGGAAGCAGGAACCGTATTGGTGAAAGACTTGGCTGCAGGTAGTGGTTCTCCGTCAAATATGATCGAATACAACGGATTGCTTTATTTCACAGCGTTTTACCCAAACGAAAATTACACCTTGTACAAATCCAATGGAACGAACGCAGGAACAGTGGCTGTGAAACCTGCTGGTAGTGGCGGACCGGTTATTTCACCAGACGATCCGTTCGTAATTTTTAAAGGGAAACTCTTTTTTGCAGCGAATGATGGTCTTAATGGACAGGGATTTCCATCCATTTGGTATTCCGATGGAACTGCAGCAGGAACTTCTTCATTGCCCGCTGCACCGGCACCATACACTTCACACCCTTTGAATCTGCTGGCAACAACGAATTATTTGTATTATACCGCAAACGTTGACGCTAATAATACGAATTATGGGGTTTACCGAACTACCGGATTGAACAATCAGAATGTTTTACTGACATCTGCCACATTTGATGCGAATGCTTTTCAACCGCTTCATTTGGTGAATAGCTGCTTGTTGGTGCGTGGTGATAATAACGGAGCAACCGGAGAAGAAATTTACACGGTTTGCAATCAGAACACACAACCAGTAGGTTTGGAAGAAAGTTTCTTGGTTGATTTGACTGCTTTTCCAAATCCTGCTGCTGATCAGCTTACTATTGAGTCTTCAAGTGATTTGAATGAAGTGAATGATTTGAAGTTACAATCTTTATCTGGAAAATCAGTGAATTTAGAATATGCAGTTTCAAATGATGGAACAATACTTATTACTGGACTTTCCGAGTTTAATTCAGGAGTATATTTTCTCACAATCACAACCAAAAACGGAGCAAATAGACAGTTGAAATTAATGATAGAATAA
- a CDS encoding OmpA family protein, with protein MKKTMVLIGLFCSTMVFGQETLLERQAAKTKEKIKQRAENRVEQGIDKTLDKTEEEIENGIKDGKKQKKEKDSQSETPVSSEGKSETNREGGAASNTKPTSKSADNPEFKVYSKFDFVSGEKVLGYDDFTGVPVGDFPLEWNTNSSAEVVRIDQNEQRWLMLTADGYLQPDFISNMPENFTIEFDVLTRYKSSNILAYGFDIYSSDNPNRDLSEKYLTQGSFQFTWSGCLENAGYVIYEGGEEMTKNEGLIVPPLKCPDDGNMPAKVHFSIWRQKTRLRVYADGLKIIDLPRAFSPTRKYNAFKIGSHYMNFATADDKDLFLISNVRYAEGGQDTRSKLITEGKLVTKGILFASNSDQLKPESYGVLKEIATALSENPAVRVKIVGHTDSDGEESFNAELSKKRALAVKQALISEFKIEASRMETDGKGENEPTDSNATSVGKANNRRVEFLKL; from the coding sequence ATGAAGAAAACAATGGTATTGATTGGTTTGTTCTGTTCTACAATGGTATTCGGTCAGGAAACACTGCTGGAAAGACAAGCTGCTAAAACAAAAGAAAAAATCAAGCAGCGAGCAGAAAACAGAGTGGAACAAGGAATTGATAAAACACTCGACAAAACCGAAGAAGAAATCGAAAACGGGATCAAGGACGGGAAGAAGCAAAAAAAAGAAAAGGATTCACAATCGGAGACACCCGTTTCTTCTGAAGGGAAATCAGAAACGAATCGGGAGGGAGGAGCAGCTTCGAATACGAAACCCACATCCAAAAGCGCTGACAATCCGGAGTTCAAAGTCTATTCGAAGTTCGATTTTGTTTCTGGTGAGAAGGTATTGGGCTATGATGACTTTACTGGAGTTCCGGTGGGCGATTTTCCGCTCGAATGGAATACCAACAGCTCCGCCGAAGTTGTCAGGATAGATCAAAACGAGCAGCGCTGGCTGATGCTCACAGCAGATGGTTATTTGCAACCTGATTTTATTTCCAATATGCCTGAAAATTTCACCATTGAATTCGATGTTCTGACAAGGTATAAGAGTTCCAATATTCTGGCTTACGGTTTCGATATTTACAGTTCCGATAATCCCAATAGAGATTTGTCAGAAAAGTACCTGACACAGGGAAGTTTCCAGTTTACCTGGTCTGGTTGCCTTGAAAATGCAGGGTATGTCATTTATGAAGGTGGAGAAGAAATGACTAAAAATGAGGGATTGATCGTTCCGCCATTAAAGTGCCCTGATGACGGGAATATGCCCGCAAAAGTCCATTTTTCTATTTGGAGACAAAAAACACGTTTGCGCGTTTATGCAGATGGCTTGAAGATCATCGACCTTCCTAGAGCGTTTAGTCCGACGCGAAAGTACAACGCGTTTAAAATCGGATCGCATTATATGAATTTTGCTACTGCGGATGATAAGGATCTGTTTCTAATTTCTAACGTAAGATATGCGGAAGGAGGACAGGATACCCGAAGTAAACTGATTACAGAAGGAAAATTGGTGACAAAAGGAATTTTGTTTGCATCTAATTCGGATCAGCTAAAGCCGGAATCTTATGGAGTGTTGAAAGAGATTGCAACTGCGCTAAGCGAAAATCCTGCAGTGCGTGTGAAAATAGTAGGACATACAGATTCTGACGGGGAAGAGTCTTTCAATGCAGAATTGTCAAAAAAACGTGCACTAGCGGTAAAGCAAGCCCTGATCAGTGAATTTAAAATCGAAGCCTCCAGGATGGAAACAGACGGGAAAGGAGAGAACGAACCAACAGATTCCAATGCAACATCGGTTGGAAAAGCCAATAACCGCCGAGTGGAATTTCTGAAATTGTAA
- a CDS encoding SDR family NAD(P)-dependent oxidoreductase, translated as MDKKVILITGATGGLGSAMVKYFEKQDVKLALHTFQQDPFDVRCEHAWFKADLRDQNQVKNLIASILANFGRVDVLINNAGISKNGMSWKLSSADFNEVISVNLTAPFLLSQGFIPSMREHNFGRIINISSVVAQTGVPGTVAYAASKAGILGMTKTIAKELASFSITCNALALGYFDQGMITEVSPEMQEQIINQIPKRKLGGVETILNTIDWLLKDESDYVTGQTISLNGGLYT; from the coding sequence ATGGACAAAAAAGTAATTCTGATTACGGGAGCAACTGGGGGATTAGGATCGGCAATGGTGAAGTATTTTGAAAAGCAAGATGTCAAATTGGCTTTGCATACTTTTCAACAAGATCCGTTTGACGTAAGGTGTGAACACGCTTGGTTTAAAGCTGATTTGAGAGATCAAAATCAAGTTAAAAACTTAATTGCAAGTATTTTAGCAAATTTCGGAAGAGTAGATGTATTAATCAATAATGCAGGGATTTCAAAAAATGGAATGAGTTGGAAACTTTCTTCCGCAGACTTTAATGAGGTAATTTCAGTCAATCTAACTGCCCCTTTTTTGTTGTCTCAAGGGTTTATTCCAAGTATGCGCGAACATAATTTTGGACGAATCATCAATATATCTTCTGTTGTTGCTCAAACAGGAGTTCCTGGAACAGTCGCTTATGCTGCAAGTAAAGCCGGAATATTGGGAATGACTAAAACAATTGCGAAAGAATTGGCAAGTTTTTCAATCACTTGTAACGCGTTAGCACTTGGGTATTTTGATCAAGGAATGATTACAGAAGTTTCACCAGAAATGCAGGAACAAATTATCAATCAGATTCCTAAAAGAAAGTTGGGAGGAGTTGAAACGATATTAAATACGATTGATTGGTTGCTGAAAGATGAATCTGACTATGTGACTGGTCAAACGATTTCTTTGAATGGAGGTTTGTATACCTAG